A part of Desulfomicrobium baculatum DSM 4028 genomic DNA contains:
- the priA gene encoding replication restart helicase PriA has product MREFCSVLLLSSPYSVLTYALPEDLPRRMWHVGARVVVPLGKSFRVGILTEDNASEPGGCVCKDVLWPVDPAPFFSAGYLDFIRDLSIRQMDAAGKILARVLPAALRDLPLFKTQEGQAVRLGELTAADARAGLAQDWLAGRFAPYVCPRRQERLFSLTTEPPWPVRPQATAQLDVLRYLDVHGVSSAKVLNTHFGKNVSQPLRVLLKKGLVREIESHFQPEEVCAPAAAAFSLTAEQQQAVEGCWELLAERDPRSALLFGVTGSGKTAVYLELARRCLCLGKHVMLLAPEVGIALKLYRDVSEALPEAGLRLYHGYLNPSERQRTFMELAGQAPPCIVVGTRSSLFLPIEPGLVILDEEHDASFKQDEGLIYQARELAYGRITRSGGLLLMGSATPDVKVFHAARNGGIALNRLPNRVGEARLPEVRLVDLRVEPPEHGPFATSVRDALVEAVQASEQVIILHNRRGYSPVLYCEACSEPVKCPHCQVSMTLHKRRELLLCHYCGYSLQFPLSCPGCKGNEFLPLGAGTERLEEFLRDDLPRDTKILRLDRDTSRRAGSMQETLSAFARQEAQILVGTQMLSKGHHFPGVTLVVVVDGDLGLNLPDYRATERSFQMLVQVAGRAGRGEKNGRVLIQTRNPGHYCWQFVRENDYEGFFTREIALRQTMGYPPFVKLALVRISMPLDQPEADLLAAFGSRMRLVCPAAGVRILGPAPAPLSVLRGRKRFQCLLKADTWPAIRGVYAQMREILAKEKNVRISVDLDPMDML; this is encoded by the coding sequence ATGCGCGAATTCTGTTCCGTCCTTCTTCTCTCTTCGCCCTACAGCGTGCTGACCTACGCCCTGCCCGAGGATCTGCCCCGGCGGATGTGGCATGTCGGCGCGCGTGTCGTCGTGCCGCTGGGCAAGTCGTTCCGGGTCGGCATACTGACGGAAGACAACGCGAGCGAGCCCGGAGGCTGCGTCTGCAAGGATGTGCTCTGGCCCGTGGACCCGGCCCCTTTTTTCAGCGCCGGATATCTTGATTTCATACGCGATCTGTCCATTCGCCAGATGGACGCCGCAGGAAAGATCCTGGCGCGCGTGCTGCCTGCTGCGCTCCGTGATTTGCCCTTGTTCAAGACCCAGGAGGGGCAGGCCGTCAGGCTTGGAGAATTGACTGCGGCGGATGCGCGCGCGGGACTGGCTCAGGACTGGCTGGCGGGCCGGTTCGCGCCCTATGTCTGCCCACGCAGGCAGGAACGGCTCTTTTCCCTGACCACGGAACCCCCGTGGCCGGTGCGCCCGCAGGCCACGGCGCAGCTTGACGTCCTGCGCTATCTGGACGTGCATGGCGTCTCGTCCGCCAAGGTTTTGAACACGCATTTCGGGAAGAATGTGTCCCAGCCCCTGCGTGTTCTTCTGAAGAAGGGCCTGGTCCGCGAGATCGAGTCCCATTTTCAGCCCGAGGAAGTCTGTGCTCCGGCGGCCGCAGCCTTCAGCCTGACCGCTGAGCAGCAGCAGGCGGTGGAAGGATGCTGGGAACTGCTGGCGGAGCGGGACCCGCGTTCGGCGCTGCTCTTTGGAGTGACCGGAAGCGGAAAGACGGCAGTCTATCTGGAGTTGGCCAGACGCTGTCTTTGCCTCGGAAAACATGTCATGCTCCTGGCTCCGGAGGTGGGCATCGCCCTCAAGCTCTACCGGGACGTGAGCGAGGCCCTGCCCGAGGCCGGGCTCCGGCTCTATCACGGCTACCTCAATCCGAGCGAGCGGCAAAGAACCTTCATGGAGCTTGCAGGACAGGCTCCGCCCTGCATTGTCGTCGGCACCCGCTCCAGCCTTTTTTTGCCCATCGAGCCCGGGCTGGTCATTTTGGACGAAGAGCATGACGCTTCATTCAAGCAGGACGAGGGGCTCATTTATCAGGCCCGCGAGCTGGCCTACGGTCGGATCACCCGCAGCGGGGGGCTTTTGCTCATGGGCTCGGCCACTCCGGATGTGAAGGTCTTCCACGCCGCCAGAAACGGGGGCATCGCCCTCAATCGTCTGCCCAACCGGGTGGGAGAGGCCCGGTTGCCGGAAGTCCGGTTGGTCGATCTGCGCGTTGAGCCGCCGGAGCATGGTCCTTTCGCCACCTCTGTGCGCGACGCCCTGGTGGAGGCCGTACAGGCCTCAGAGCAGGTCATTATTTTGCACAACCGGCGCGGCTATTCGCCCGTGCTCTATTGCGAGGCCTGCTCCGAACCCGTCAAATGCCCGCATTGCCAGGTCTCCATGACCCTGCACAAGAGGCGTGAGCTGTTGCTCTGTCATTATTGCGGCTACTCGTTGCAATTTCCCCTGTCCTGTCCCGGATGCAAGGGTAACGAATTTCTGCCGCTGGGTGCGGGAACAGAGAGGCTCGAAGAATTTTTGCGCGACGATCTGCCCCGGGACACCAAAATCTTGCGTCTGGACCGCGACACTTCCCGCCGCGCCGGCTCCATGCAGGAGACTCTGTCCGCCTTTGCCCGGCAGGAGGCGCAGATTCTGGTCGGGACCCAGATGCTCAGCAAGGGGCATCATTTTCCCGGCGTGACGCTGGTGGTGGTCGTGGACGGAGATCTGGGCTTGAATCTTCCCGATTACAGGGCTACGGAACGATCGTTCCAGATGCTGGTGCAGGTGGCGGGGCGCGCCGGACGTGGGGAAAAGAACGGCCGGGTGCTGATCCAGACCCGCAATCCCGGGCACTACTGCTGGCAGTTCGTGCGCGAGAATGATTACGAGGGGTTTTTCACCCGCGAGATCGCCTTGCGGCAGACCATGGGGTACCCGCCCTTTGTCAAACTCGCGTTGGTGCGGATTTCGATGCCTCTGGACCAGCCCGAAGCGGACCTCCTGGCCGCTTTCGGAAGTCGCATGCGCCTGGTGTGCCCGGCGGCCGGAGTGCGAATTCTGGGACCCGCGCCCGCGCCGCTTTCGGTGCTGCGCGGCCGCAAGCGCTTTCAATGTTTGCTTAAAGCCGATACATGGCCGGCGATCCGGGGCGTTTACGCACAAATGCGGGAAATCCTGGCCAAGGAAAAAAATGTTCGCATTTCCGTGGATCTCGATCCCATGGACATGCTTTAG
- the asnS gene encoding asparagine--tRNA ligase, with protein sequence MKNLRVADILLSEAEVESLVVQGWVRTKRESKEFVFLEINDGSCLKNLQAIVDAGAVGFEHMDRIGTGAAVSLTGTLVESPGQGQKWELKARELKVLGEADATYPLQKKRHTDEYLRTIAHLRPRTNKFGALNRIRAELSYGVHQFFREQGFFNVHAPIITGSDCEGAGEMFQVTTLDLSNVPKKNGKADFDQDFFGKEASLTVSGQLAAENLACALGRVYTFGPTFRAENSNTPKHAAEFWMIEPEMAFAGLSDNMDLGESCIKWLITHLMDHCRDDLELFGNFVDKGLFATLDNILAKPFIRLPYAEAVTILKSASRTFEFPVDFGTDLQTEHERYLTEDHFKQPVIVFDYPKEIKAFYMRLNDDDKTVGAMDVLVPRIGELIGGSAREERLDVLERRIEELGLPKEDYWWYLDLRRFGSVPHAGFGMGFERLLMLVTGIANIRDVIPFPRTPRHLEF encoded by the coding sequence ATGAAGAACTTGAGAGTGGCCGATATCCTGTTGTCCGAGGCGGAAGTTGAATCACTGGTGGTGCAGGGCTGGGTGCGGACCAAACGCGAAAGCAAGGAATTCGTGTTTCTGGAAATAAACGACGGGTCGTGCCTCAAGAATCTGCAAGCCATCGTCGACGCCGGTGCCGTCGGCTTTGAACACATGGACCGGATCGGCACCGGCGCGGCCGTAAGTCTGACCGGGACGCTGGTGGAATCCCCCGGGCAGGGTCAGAAGTGGGAACTCAAGGCCCGCGAGCTGAAAGTCCTCGGTGAGGCCGACGCCACGTACCCTTTGCAGAAGAAGCGCCACACGGATGAGTACCTGCGCACCATCGCTCATCTGCGTCCCCGAACCAACAAGTTCGGCGCCCTGAACCGTATCCGGGCCGAGCTGTCCTACGGCGTGCATCAGTTTTTCCGCGAGCAGGGTTTTTTCAACGTCCATGCGCCCATCATTACCGGATCGGACTGCGAAGGTGCGGGAGAGATGTTTCAGGTCACCACCCTTGATCTGTCCAATGTTCCGAAAAAGAACGGCAAGGCCGACTTCGACCAGGATTTTTTCGGCAAGGAGGCGTCGCTTACGGTCTCCGGGCAGCTTGCGGCCGAGAATCTGGCCTGCGCCCTGGGCCGGGTCTATACGTTCGGGCCGACTTTCAGGGCCGAGAATTCCAATACGCCCAAGCACGCCGCCGAGTTCTGGATGATCGAGCCGGAGATGGCCTTCGCGGGCCTTTCCGACAACATGGATCTGGGCGAGAGCTGCATCAAATGGCTCATCACCCATCTTATGGACCATTGCCGAGACGACTTGGAACTTTTCGGCAATTTCGTGGACAAGGGCCTGTTCGCCACCCTGGACAACATCCTGGCGAAGCCGTTCATCCGTTTGCCCTACGCGGAGGCGGTGACCATCCTCAAGAGCGCATCCCGCACTTTCGAGTTTCCGGTGGATTTCGGCACGGATCTGCAGACCGAGCACGAGCGGTATCTGACCGAGGATCATTTCAAGCAGCCGGTCATCGTTTTCGACTACCCCAAGGAGATCAAGGCCTTCTATATGCGTCTCAATGACGACGACAAAACCGTGGGCGCCATGGATGTGCTTGTGCCGCGCATCGGGGAGCTCATCGGCGGCAGCGCCAGGGAAGAGCGTCTGGACGTGCTCGAGCGACGCATCGAAGAACTCGGCCTGCCGAAGGAGGATTACTGGTGGTATCTGGACCTGCGCCGTTTCGGCTCGGTGCCGCACGCCGGGTTCGGCATGGGCTTTGAGAGACTGCTCATGCTGGTGACCGGCATCGCCAATATCCGCGACGTCATTCCGTTCCCCAGAACCCCCCGGCATCTGGAGTTTTGA